The following is a genomic window from Candidatus Rubidus massiliensis.
CGCGCAAAATTTGATCAGGCGTCTTTGTTGTCCAAAGAGTAGATGCACCCACTCCATCTGCAGGGACAGAAGCAGATGGAATATTTGGATTGTTTGTTAAACCCAGAATATTGGAGGCTGTGTCTCCATACCAAGCCAAACGGTTTACCTTTTGATCGTTGGCTCTTCGAGTGGCATTGGCTTGGCGCTGAGTCAGACTGCGTCCAACAAACATCGCGGCGCGAATTTCCTGCATCGAATAGCCATAGCTGGCTCCAATTGATTTCACAGGTGTAATGAATTCTTTACCGCGAATGTCGCAGCGAGGAAAGTCATCGGCATAACTCGAAATGATTCGAGCAAGACCTGTTTCTTCAAATGATTGATAGGTGATTGATTCCGCACCTGAACCGGCCTCTGTGCTAACAGGGATTAGCTTCGTCGCCTTTAAAGGAGGGAACTCAATGTCGTATGATTTCGATTTTATGTACTCAAGCTCACGAGCAAAGAACGCGGTCTCTGCGGAGTCGAGATTGACGCTAACAATTCTATCCATTTTACCCTCTCCTTAATTCGGTAAGTTGATTTCTAATGTTGCAACGGACCCGCTTGAAGCTCCCACAGTGTATCTTGCAGCTGGTAGCAGAATAGCTCGGCCACTATCGGAATCTCCGCGAAATCCTCCTGGAAGAAGCAAGCCATTGGCAGCAAACCTCCAGTACACAGGACTATCGCTCGTGACCGTTTGTTCCACGGCGACGTAGATCCGTCCTTTTGTCAGCAACGAAACGCAATCTCCTTCGAGATAAATAGGATTCCCAAAAGATCCTGTTGGATTTAATGGGTTTGGCTTGTTCTGCGTTCTTGCGCCGACGCCGTAGAACGTATCTTGCGTTGTGTTTGTGATCGTTGCTGTCGCTTGAGAAGCGCCAAGAGTCACTACAAAAGAATTGACAACAGCCACATTTCCTTCCGTAGCTGTGACGGTAAGAGTATGATTGCCAGCTCCACCAACGACTGCGGAGGCAATATTTGGCTGGGCCAAAATTGCAGCAGCAATGGTGTTCATTGTTGCCAGATGAGAGGTGGCAAATGTAATGGGTGCCAGAGCGACGCCATTGACACTGACGTTAATCACATTGGATGTGACTAAATCTCCGCTGAGAACAATCGTTGATAGATTGGACTCAGGCAGACGGACAACATAGTCTTGGCCAATGACTTTTGCCAGTCCAAGACCGGTATTGAAGCTTTCGAATGCTATTGGAGAGAGGACGTTCCTGAAGCCTGAATCGGCTAAAAGGCCTACACTCCCGACATCCATTAAAAAGGGATAACTTAGTTGTGGCATGGTACTTTACCTCCGAGCTTATAGCCGTTTTTCATCTTGTCGATCATGGCCTGACGCGCGAATTGGGCATCTTGATCTGGCTGATGATCTAATTTGGTTCTGTATTCGACAGGCTTTGCAATCACTTGGGATTGCACAGGCGACATGTCCTCAATCAGAGCATCGAATCTCGCTTGAATGTAGAGATCGCTTTTGCCATCTAGATTGGCGTTCTTTTGCCGGGCTTTGATGATTTCCTTTTTGACTTCTAAGTCAGGCATCTCATCAACTCTGGCTAAAGTTTTAGCGTCCAACACACTCTCTGCAATTTTCTGCAGCTTAACCCGCTCTTTAACGAGATTTCTGATATAGGCTGAGTCCATGTTGTTGTACTTCAGGTTTTCCGTTTTTTCCTTTTCTTGAGGCTTAGGTGGCACTTTTTCTCCATTTGGAGCTTTCACTGCCGGCTCATGGGTCGCATGAGGATTTTCTTTCGACATGTACCCCACCTCTTTTTCTTCCTTTTCTTCAGAAGTCTCTTCGTCTTCGCTGTTCATTGAGTTGAGTTCTGCTTCCAATTTGTCCTTTTCTCCCTCGATTCTTCTTTTCTCTTCCTCGAGATTTTTGATGCGAGCCATGAGCTGTTCCACACGATCAGCCACATTGTCCTCCATCAAAACCTCGTCATCATCGAATTTAACTTTCCTTTTAGCCATGGTGGCCTCCTCTCTTAAGATTTCTTCTGCATCGCAACTGTCTAAAGCTATTCTTGCCTCGCTGCCAGCTCTGGCATTGTCGACAATGCTTAGGTGATTGTATTTAATATTGGTTTGACGGAAGTTGTAGGGTTGATCGTTATAACTGCCCTCTTCCGGAATAAGGTCGACTGTGTACCCTAAGGAAAGTTCTCTTCTATTTCTGTCGGTCACTTCCTTGACACTGTCTAAATCTGTAATGACGAAATTGGAGAGGATGAATTCTCCATCGTGAGTGATGGTTTCCCCTGTGTAGCCAATCGCAAGGCGTTTGGCGTTTTCAGCTGTGACAAGCCTTTCTTGCGGATGCCCATTAGTGACCGGGATCATCTTCATGCTATTCAGGCTGTCATTCTTTAACACATCGTCTGGATGGCGAAGTTCTTTGCGAATGGTTCCATCTGGATTTTTATAGAGAAAAACGCCAGTGCGAGTGACGACCGCATTTGCTTTGATATAGCCTTCTTCTGTAACGAAGGCATCGCCTTTGACTTGTCCTCTATCAAAACGGGCAACATCGGTTAGCTTCATTAATCCACCAAGTATAAAACTTTAATAAATAATAGGATGGGTAGATGGATGTCTGTTTGTCTGGATTGTTGGTTTGATGGGGGACTGGGTTATTGGGAAACTGAATGGCTGGATGTCCAGCTATTGGATATTTGAGTTTAGATGTCTAAGAGTCCTTCTAAAACCGGAACTGCTACACAGCGGCAATTGATGTCTGTTCCAGGATGGCCAGTATCTTTTGGGGGATTATCCCATTGAAACTTTTTGCCATCGTGAGCTCTATGGCTGGGGCGAACTCGTTCGTCACCTGCCGTTTGCCAGACATACTCTTCCACACCTAATTCTTGCTGCCTGAGTTTGGTCAAGCTGGCATTTAACTTAGATGTTTGGTCTCTTGCGATCAATTTCGCGCGCCGTCGAGTAATTCCGAATCTTTCGTGGATTTCTTGAGTCATTGAGTAAAATCTGCTGCCTTCCTGCAAGCCTCTCTCGATAATCTGTGCGACTTGAGAGAGCTCCTGCGATGGAATGGAGCGGATTAATTGAGCATTTTGGCTTGCAAATAGTTTTAACTGATCTTGCAGCCATGGCTGATCGATAAAAATATCAATCCCGAAAACGGAATTGGTAA
Proteins encoded in this region:
- a CDS encoding phage head morphogenesis protein, SPP1 gp7 family, producing the protein MVSIDQIAKIRQRRVGKPNIVKLKKPPIWHFPSSQEREYMRVLFSLTNELKELIKKIIIPAIPQLISEVESFYPSYDARKDDFQDEIKRLINTVIQDIKGKTDEMIAEAEKIGARIAWYNKRQFDRITNSVFGIDIFIDQPWLQDQLKLFASQNAQLIRSIPSQELSQVAQIIERGLQEGSRFYSMTQEIHERFGITRRRAKLIARDQTSKLNASLTKLRQQELGVEEYVWQTAGDERVRPSHRAHDGKKFQWDNPPKDTGHPGTDINCRCVAVPVLEGLLDI